The genome window GACGCGGACGGCCGGCCCCAGTACCAGCTGGCCCTGATGGAGGACACCACCGAGCGTCGGCTGCTCAACCTCCGCCTCCGCTACGAGGCCACGCACGACGCGCTCACCGGACTGCCCAACCGCACCCTGTTCTTCGAGCGTCTGGAGAAGGCCCTCGCGGCGGGCGACGGCCAGCGCTTCGGCCTCTGCTATCTCGACCTCGACGGCTTCAAGACCATCAACGACAGCCTCGGGCACGCGGCCGGTGACCGGCTGCTCGTCGAGGTCGCAGACCGGCTCCAGTCCTGCGCGACCGCGCCCGGCGAGATGGTCGCCCGGCTCGGCGGCGACGAGTTCGTGGCACTGACCACCGGCACCGAGACCGAGCGCGAGGTCGACGACCTCGCCGACCGCATCATGAACGCGCTGGTCACCCCCGTCCGCATCGAGGGCCGGGAGCTGCTCGTGCGCGGCAGCATCGGCATCGTCGAGGGACCGGCGGGGGAGCGCGGTCCCGCGGAGGTGCTGCGCAGCGCCGACATCACGATGTACCGGGCCAAGTCGGCGGGCGGCAACCGCTACGAGGTCGCCGACGCGGAGGCCGACGCCCGCGCCATCACCCGGCACGGACTCACCACCGCGCTGCCCGCCGCCCTGGACCGGGGCGAGTTCTTCATCGAGTACCAGCCGCTGGTCCACCTCGGCGACGGCACCGTGCGGGGCGCCGAGGCCCTGGTCCGCTGGCTGCATCCGCAGCACGGGGTCATCGGCCCCGACCGTTTCATCCCGCTCGCCGAACGCACCGGGCTGATCGTGCCGCTGGGCCGCTGGGTCCTGGAGCAGTCGGTGCGTCAGGCCCGGGACTGGCAGGAACGACACGGCGGTACGGGCGCCGCCGGCCCGCTGCGGGTCAACGTCAACCTCTCCCCGTGCCAGCTGACCCACCCCGGACTGGTGCAGGACACCGTCGACATCCTGGAGCGTGCCGGGCTGGAACCGGACGCGCTCTGCCTGGAGGTCACCGAGTCCGCGCTGATCGGCGCCGACGACGACCTGCTCAAGCCGCTGCGCAGGCTCTCCGAGATGGGCGTCGACATCGCCCTGGACGACTTCGGCACCGGCTACTCCAACCTCGCCAATCTGCGCCGACTGCCGGTCCGTGTCCTGAAGTTGGACCGGTCCTTCACCCAGAGCATGCAGCAGTTCCCGGCCGACCCCGTCGATCTGAAGATCGTCGAGGGCATCGTCTCCCTCGCCCACAGCCTCGACCTCGCGGTCACCGTCGAGGGCGTGGAGACCGGCGCCCAGGCCGAACAACTGCGCATACTCGGCTGCGACACGGCCCAGGGCTGGTACTACGCCCGCCCCGGCCCACCGGACCGCCTGCACGAACTGGCGTTGGTGGACGCGACGGGATAGAGGGGGCGCGCAGCGCGCCCTCAGGGGCCCGGCACCTGACGCCTACCGCTCGACCA of Streptomyces phaeolivaceus contains these proteins:
- a CDS encoding putative bifunctional diguanylate cyclase/phosphodiesterase, whose amino-acid sequence is MRAEPDGPEDRLRRFATIWSRAVFPATSTSLTRPEFEERLLPLARRLSEALRARTYDAEAGRAVGAALVEAHCTEPEALSRTLDCVDAYLVLYCGGDGAQEDLRARAARLQSAMAAGYAEALRQRTLAEQEAIARAALEAQGAVARALHATEARFRAVFEGAAIGIGIADLEGNILQVNGALLRMFGVTEQAMRGRRVPEWKHPEDAPQVWRLYDELVGGEREHYHTEKAFHRPDGTVLWTNLTVSLLRDADGRPQYQLALMEDTTERRLLNLRLRYEATHDALTGLPNRTLFFERLEKALAAGDGQRFGLCYLDLDGFKTINDSLGHAAGDRLLVEVADRLQSCATAPGEMVARLGGDEFVALTTGTETEREVDDLADRIMNALVTPVRIEGRELLVRGSIGIVEGPAGERGPAEVLRSADITMYRAKSAGGNRYEVADAEADARAITRHGLTTALPAALDRGEFFIEYQPLVHLGDGTVRGAEALVRWLHPQHGVIGPDRFIPLAERTGLIVPLGRWVLEQSVRQARDWQERHGGTGAAGPLRVNVNLSPCQLTHPGLVQDTVDILERAGLEPDALCLEVTESALIGADDDLLKPLRRLSEMGVDIALDDFGTGYSNLANLRRLPVRVLKLDRSFTQSMQQFPADPVDLKIVEGIVSLAHSLDLAVTVEGVETGAQAEQLRILGCDTAQGWYYARPGPPDRLHELALVDATG